In Sphingobacterium zeae, one genomic interval encodes:
- a CDS encoding glycosyltransferase, producing the protein MIQFVFWTCIFLVLYTYIGYAIVIFILARLFPYPSHRKEGGQNSDGKQFPPLTLFITAYNEAEIIPEKMANCLELDYPVDKLHILWVIDGSTDHSHDLLKQYPMVEIVGSPLRRGKTAAVNHGMEYVKTPIVVFSDANCLLNV; encoded by the coding sequence ATGATTCAATTTGTCTTCTGGACTTGTATATTCTTGGTGCTATATACCTATATCGGTTATGCTATCGTAATTTTTATACTAGCCAGGTTATTTCCATACCCCAGTCACAGAAAGGAGGGCGGGCAAAACAGCGACGGAAAGCAGTTTCCTCCATTGACGCTATTTATTACGGCTTATAATGAGGCGGAAATTATCCCTGAAAAAATGGCAAATTGCCTTGAACTTGATTACCCAGTAGACAAGTTGCACATCCTATGGGTTATAGATGGAAGTACTGACCATAGCCATGATCTATTAAAGCAGTATCCGATGGTTGAGATTGTCGGGTCACCCCTTAGGAGAGGCAAAACCGCTGCCGTTAATCATGGTATGGAATATGTGAAAACTCCAATTGTTGTATTTAGCGATGCAAATTGTTTGCTAAATGT